In the Pseudomonas orientalis genome, one interval contains:
- a CDS encoding short-chain fatty acid transporter has translation MADAIEESRYARFALRCSTFAERWFPDSWVFAALAVILVAVATLGMGAAPTEAAKAFGDGFWSLIPFTMQMAFVVIGGYVVASSPPAVKLIDRLARIPKNGRSAVAWVALISMVASLLNWGLSLVFGGLLVRALARRTDLRMDYRAAGAAAYLGLGAVWALGLSSSAAQLQANPASLPPSILAITGMIPFTETIFLWQSGVMLLALIVVSLIIAYATAPGPNSARDAKACGVDPAFNLPKPQAPTRPGEWLEHSPLLTIALALLAAGWLFHEFSSKPAISAISGLNTYNFLFIMVGALLHWRPRSFLDAVARAVPTTTGVLIQFPLYGSIAALMTVVKGGDGQTLAHHISLFFTSIASHDTYALLMGVYSAVLGFFIPSGGGKWIIEAPYVMQVANDLQYHLGWAVQIYNAAEALPNLINPFYMLPLLGVLGLKARDLIGFSFVQLLVHTPLVLFLLWALGTTLTYLPPVMP, from the coding sequence GTGGCCGATGCTATCGAAGAAAGCCGCTATGCCCGATTTGCCCTGCGCTGCTCCACCTTCGCCGAGCGCTGGTTCCCGGACTCGTGGGTGTTCGCCGCCCTCGCCGTGATCCTTGTCGCCGTGGCCACCCTGGGCATGGGCGCTGCGCCCACTGAAGCTGCCAAGGCGTTTGGCGATGGGTTCTGGAGCCTCATTCCCTTCACCATGCAGATGGCCTTCGTGGTGATCGGTGGTTATGTGGTCGCCAGTTCGCCGCCTGCGGTAAAGCTGATTGACCGCCTGGCGCGCATCCCGAAGAACGGCCGGTCGGCGGTGGCCTGGGTCGCGTTGATTTCCATGGTGGCCTCCCTGCTCAACTGGGGCCTGTCCCTGGTATTCGGCGGCTTGCTGGTGCGTGCACTGGCGCGTCGCACGGACCTGCGCATGGACTACCGTGCCGCCGGCGCCGCGGCCTATCTGGGCCTGGGCGCCGTGTGGGCACTGGGCTTGTCGTCATCGGCCGCGCAGTTGCAGGCCAATCCGGCCAGCTTGCCGCCGTCGATTCTGGCGATCACCGGGATGATCCCGTTTACCGAGACCATCTTCCTGTGGCAATCGGGCGTGATGTTGCTGGCGCTGATCGTGGTCTCGCTGATCATCGCCTACGCCACCGCGCCGGGCCCGAACAGCGCGCGGGATGCCAAGGCCTGCGGTGTCGACCCCGCGTTCAACCTGCCCAAGCCGCAGGCGCCGACCCGACCCGGCGAATGGCTGGAACACAGCCCGCTGCTGACGATTGCGCTGGCGCTGCTGGCGGCCGGCTGGCTGTTCCACGAGTTCTCGAGCAAACCGGCGATCAGCGCCATCTCTGGGCTCAACACCTATAACTTCCTGTTCATCATGGTCGGCGCGCTGCTGCACTGGCGCCCGCGCAGCTTCCTGGACGCCGTGGCCCGCGCCGTGCCGACCACCACGGGCGTGCTGATCCAATTCCCGCTGTACGGCTCGATTGCAGCGCTGATGACCGTGGTCAAAGGCGGCGACGGCCAGACCCTGGCGCACCATATTTCGCTGTTCTTCACCTCCATCGCGTCCCACGACACCTACGCACTGCTGATGGGCGTGTACTCGGCGGTGCTGGGCTTCTTCATCCCGTCCGGCGGCGGCAAGTGGATCATCGAAGCGCCCTACGTGATGCAGGTGGCCAATGACCTGCAATATCATTTGGGCTGGGCGGTGCAGATCTACAACGCGGCCGAGGCACTGCCGAACCTGATCAACCCGTTCTATATGCTGCCGCTGCTCGGGGTGCTGGGGTTGAAGGCGCGAGATCTGATCGGGTTTTCGTTTGTGCAATTGCTGGTGCACACGCCGCTGGTATTGTTTCTGCTGTGGGCGTTGGGGACGACATTGACGTATTTGCCGCCGGTGATGCCTTAG